Proteins encoded in a region of the Teredinibacter purpureus genome:
- a CDS encoding type 2 periplasmic-binding domain-containing protein has translation MSIHHSTVLKLPTLNRLSGLVRIATCLLSLLAYTSLASAPSSGVCKHYRLTHPVIDIRHFQDVDRYFLEMLHLAMEKSGDSFVIIPEKQITLFNEKRSEIHLQLNHYNVHWLNTSQEREANLIPIRIPLFKGLIGWRLMFIRRDDQALFSEVNTALALRSYTAGQGHDWPDNNILQSNELPLITSSNWESLFKMLSKKRIDYFPRSVVEIWRENDGLTDKSLTIDKHLALHYPAAYYFFVNKQHPNLAKAIERGLNSAIKDGSFDELFSRYFDPLIAQAALNTRTIIHLHNPHIAVPNRPELWYQPAFIARH, from the coding sequence ATGTCTATCCACCACTCTACTGTGCTCAAACTTCCTACGCTCAACAGGCTTAGCGGTTTAGTACGTATTGCTACCTGCTTACTATCTCTGCTGGCCTATACATCATTAGCCTCAGCCCCATCTTCGGGCGTCTGCAAACATTATCGGCTTACTCACCCCGTTATCGACATCCGCCATTTTCAAGATGTTGATCGATATTTCCTCGAAATGTTACACCTTGCCATGGAGAAATCGGGAGATTCCTTCGTTATTATTCCTGAAAAACAAATCACCTTGTTTAACGAGAAACGCAGCGAGATTCACTTGCAGCTTAACCACTACAACGTGCATTGGCTGAATACATCACAAGAACGGGAGGCAAATCTTATCCCCATTCGTATTCCGTTATTTAAAGGTCTAATTGGCTGGAGATTAATGTTTATTCGACGCGATGACCAAGCACTGTTTAGTGAGGTGAATACCGCGCTAGCACTAAGAAGCTATACGGCGGGGCAAGGCCACGACTGGCCAGACAATAATATTTTACAATCCAATGAGCTGCCTTTGATAACGTCTAGCAATTGGGAAAGCTTATTTAAAATGCTCAGCAAAAAGAGAATTGATTACTTTCCACGCTCGGTGGTAGAAATTTGGCGAGAAAATGACGGGCTAACCGATAAGAGCTTAACAATAGACAAACATTTGGCCTTACACTACCCCGCCGCCTATTACTTCTTTGTAAACAAGCAGCACCCTAATTTAGCCAAGGCCATTGAACGAGGGTTAAATAGCGCCATTAAAGACGGTTCGTTCGACGAACTCTTTAGTCGCTACTTTGACCCATTAATCGCACAAGCAGCGCTGAATACCCGCACGATAATACATTTGCATAACCCGCATATCGCAGTCCCAAATCGACCCGAGTTATGGTACCAACCTGCGTTTATCGCTCGCCATTAA
- a CDS encoding ExbD/TolR family protein, translating to MSRRKRKQSAEDKAEIDLTPMLDVVFIMLIFFIVTASFIKEKSLDLNVPENTENLPPPETESKSILVQINANDEIFIDQRRVDIRSVRSLIAQKSAENPEGGVVVMAHEHASTSSYVAIADAAREAKIYNVSLIPRKQ from the coding sequence GTGAGTCGTAGAAAACGTAAACAGTCGGCAGAAGATAAAGCCGAGATCGATTTGACCCCAATGCTGGACGTTGTGTTCATCATGTTGATTTTCTTCATTGTTACAGCGTCGTTTATCAAGGAAAAATCCTTGGACTTGAACGTACCAGAGAACACTGAGAATTTGCCGCCCCCCGAGACGGAAAGCAAGAGTATATTAGTACAGATAAACGCAAATGATGAGATTTTCATCGATCAGCGTCGTGTTGATATTCGCTCTGTTCGTTCGTTGATTGCACAGAAGAGTGCCGAGAACCCCGAAGGCGGTGTTGTTGTTATGGCGCATGAGCACGCTTCCACCTCTTCTTATGTCGCAATCGCAGATGCCGCTCGCGAAGCGAAAATTTATAATGTATCCCTGATTCCACGCAAACAGTAA
- a CDS encoding EAL domain-containing protein, with protein sequence MPHPISLSTLIMLVFVAVTNAATAGIALGKTNVHPLYLDDDTLGSDYTNTVVRTADGYLWIGTDNGLKRYDGYQLRNFVYQHDDLTSIGTNSISTLLVDDVDNLWVGGHVLSRYHSETESFENYDFSGGASIWALHLDKKGIMWVGGEGFGLRGYDLETNVLLHQFFSAPDARFINAITPSREPDSLWVASSAGLFLFNTQTTTIEQYIIPADLAAGIDSIRDLIEADDGKVWVATLEGVVVLDPVTRAVRRYFADGNAGSLKANTIWSIFEDSKGQIWVGTDKQGVHRYRPDDDNFSQVAVSSVDEFAFPPGAVQDIYEDDEGSMWFAVSHFGIRRISEHLEKFATLQHSETADNSLALNNVLDLHEDGRGYIWIATDGGGLDKFNPITGEFTHFRNDPNDSTSISSNSVLAIEEDDQGFLWIGTWAGGLNRLDPNTGVFTQYSREPNKNSTQTIGNNNVFRIERSSNGLLFLSLWRKGLQLFDPVNGTFTPYFPGGEGKESGISTYSINDIEFAHDGRVWIGGHGGLDIFDPQKKTFQSMAIPYVEGIFDLYEDKLQRLWIATSNGFIRYEPATKLYKTFQKADGLADDFVTSIEEDASGYLWLGTRNGLNRFNPKTETFELFDDRDGLAGRLFNRFSHLRTREGILYFGGAEGVSVFDPEHLPKNKVPPNVHLTRFELFQQPVLPGDIEQLPKHINFTRLIELPYGQQDFTLEFSALNFISPMKNQYRYRMVGVDDKWALTDSQRRRARYTNLSPGKYFFQVQGSNNDGVWSDEVKGIDIVILPPWWQSWWARSTFFFVVLSLMYGFSYWRLRANTRRQKELKLLVEEKTDELEQASEYVKVLNTELEQRVDQRTGELSIEVEERRIAEAKLFHMAFHDALTGLPNRQWLTQHLEQLIEREDETKKFALFFLDGDRFKKVNDTHGHLLGDLLLVAASSRLQELLPKGHHAVRLGGDEFTVLVDEVLFEESLIQIAENIIVAFDNAFFIDQTQMFFRVSIGMVLCEGQYTKPEQILRDADIAMYRAKENGRGTFQVFDSAMRETTLELAELEADLYKAMQQHQFFIVFQPIVELTDGSLTGFEVLLRWEHPTRGMVPPDKFIPVAEESGLILELGLWVLEQACLQLERWGNMSAVTRLPSIAVNLSPHQLGQHDLIESIDAILEKTGVHSHHLKLEITETALMENTDSVNQILEALRDRDIELAIDDFGTGYSSLSYLDQLPVQVLKIDRKFVDGLVDNEDESGGAQEIVRATISLAHNLNIRVVAEGIETQEQWDILASYACDFGQGYLMARPLNAEDATAFLLAEHMSEKKGLA encoded by the coding sequence ATGCCGCATCCCATTTCTTTGTCTACTCTTATTATGTTGGTATTCGTTGCAGTCACAAACGCTGCGACAGCCGGTATTGCGCTAGGTAAAACCAATGTACACCCTCTCTACCTAGACGATGACACCCTTGGCAGTGATTATACGAACACCGTGGTACGTACCGCAGACGGCTATTTATGGATAGGCACGGATAACGGCCTAAAACGGTATGATGGCTATCAATTACGCAATTTTGTCTACCAGCACGATGATTTAACGTCTATTGGCACTAATTCTATTTCGACGTTACTGGTAGATGACGTTGATAATTTGTGGGTCGGTGGCCATGTGCTTAGCCGCTACCATTCGGAAACTGAGTCTTTTGAGAATTACGATTTTTCGGGTGGAGCGTCTATATGGGCGTTACATCTCGACAAAAAAGGCATTATGTGGGTGGGTGGCGAAGGGTTTGGTTTGCGCGGCTATGACCTTGAGACAAATGTGTTACTCCATCAGTTTTTCAGTGCGCCAGATGCTCGATTTATTAACGCGATAACGCCGAGCAGGGAGCCCGATTCTTTATGGGTTGCGTCCAGTGCTGGCCTTTTTCTCTTTAACACCCAAACAACAACGATTGAACAGTACATTATTCCCGCCGACTTGGCCGCCGGTATCGATAGTATTCGCGACTTAATTGAGGCTGACGACGGGAAAGTTTGGGTTGCAACGCTGGAGGGCGTTGTGGTGCTTGATCCTGTTACACGGGCAGTGAGACGGTATTTTGCCGACGGAAATGCTGGATCGCTCAAGGCTAATACCATTTGGTCTATTTTTGAGGATTCAAAAGGTCAAATATGGGTGGGCACCGATAAGCAGGGCGTACATCGTTATCGCCCTGACGACGATAATTTTTCGCAAGTGGCCGTTTCCTCCGTTGATGAGTTCGCTTTCCCTCCTGGTGCCGTGCAGGATATCTATGAAGATGACGAAGGATCAATGTGGTTTGCAGTGTCGCATTTTGGCATACGTCGTATCAGCGAGCACCTTGAGAAATTTGCAACGTTGCAGCACAGCGAAACGGCCGACAATAGTTTGGCATTGAATAATGTTTTAGATCTACACGAAGATGGTCGGGGTTATATTTGGATAGCAACTGACGGCGGAGGGTTAGATAAATTTAACCCTATTACAGGAGAATTTACACATTTTCGTAACGACCCAAACGATAGCACCAGTATTAGCAGTAACTCCGTTCTTGCCATAGAGGAGGACGATCAGGGGTTTTTATGGATTGGTACGTGGGCAGGAGGGTTAAACCGGCTGGACCCTAATACTGGCGTATTTACTCAATACAGTCGAGAACCTAATAAAAATAGTACGCAGACCATTGGCAATAATAATGTTTTTCGTATTGAACGAAGTTCGAACGGTTTATTGTTTTTAAGCTTATGGCGTAAAGGGCTGCAACTTTTCGACCCAGTAAACGGCACATTTACGCCGTATTTCCCCGGAGGGGAAGGGAAGGAATCGGGCATCAGTACCTATTCAATTAATGACATAGAGTTTGCGCATGATGGGCGAGTATGGATAGGGGGCCACGGCGGCCTAGATATATTTGATCCACAGAAAAAGACATTTCAATCCATGGCCATCCCTTATGTAGAAGGCATTTTCGATTTATATGAGGATAAATTACAGCGTTTATGGATCGCGACCTCTAATGGTTTTATTCGTTACGAGCCCGCCACTAAATTGTATAAAACCTTCCAAAAGGCCGATGGCCTCGCTGATGACTTTGTCACCTCGATTGAAGAAGATGCCTCGGGGTACCTATGGCTGGGCACGCGAAATGGGTTAAATCGATTTAACCCAAAAACGGAGACGTTTGAACTGTTTGATGATAGAGACGGGCTAGCTGGGCGATTGTTTAATCGGTTCAGCCACCTCAGAACACGGGAAGGTATTCTTTATTTTGGCGGCGCGGAAGGTGTTAGTGTTTTCGACCCAGAGCATTTACCGAAAAATAAGGTACCGCCCAATGTCCATTTAACGCGTTTTGAATTGTTTCAGCAGCCGGTGCTACCGGGCGATATAGAGCAGTTACCAAAGCATATAAACTTCACTCGCTTGATCGAGCTTCCCTATGGCCAGCAGGATTTTACGCTGGAATTTAGCGCGCTTAACTTTATCTCGCCGATGAAAAACCAATACCGCTATAGGATGGTTGGTGTAGATGATAAGTGGGCGTTGACCGACAGTCAGCGAAGAAGGGCCAGGTATACTAATTTATCGCCGGGTAAGTACTTTTTTCAAGTTCAGGGCTCTAATAATGACGGTGTGTGGAGCGATGAAGTAAAAGGGATTGATATTGTTATATTGCCCCCATGGTGGCAATCGTGGTGGGCGAGATCGACATTTTTCTTTGTCGTATTATCGTTGATGTATGGTTTTAGTTATTGGCGATTACGCGCCAATACGCGTCGGCAGAAAGAGCTGAAATTACTCGTAGAAGAGAAAACAGACGAACTTGAACAGGCGAGTGAATACGTCAAAGTATTGAATACTGAGCTAGAGCAACGCGTCGATCAGCGAACGGGTGAATTGTCGATAGAGGTGGAAGAGCGGCGCATTGCTGAGGCAAAATTATTTCACATGGCCTTCCATGATGCGTTAACGGGGCTTCCGAATAGACAGTGGTTAACGCAGCACTTGGAGCAATTGATTGAGCGTGAAGACGAGACCAAAAAATTCGCATTGTTTTTTCTCGATGGTGATCGATTTAAAAAAGTGAATGATACACACGGCCACTTATTGGGTGACCTGTTATTGGTTGCGGCTTCTTCGCGATTACAGGAATTACTACCCAAAGGCCATCACGCGGTGCGCTTGGGTGGTGATGAATTTACGGTATTGGTGGATGAAGTCTTGTTTGAGGAAAGTCTCATCCAAATTGCCGAGAACATTATTGTCGCGTTTGACAACGCATTTTTCATCGATCAGACCCAAATGTTTTTTCGCGTAAGTATCGGCATGGTGCTGTGCGAAGGGCAGTATACGAAACCTGAACAAATTCTAAGAGACGCAGATATTGCAATGTATCGCGCAAAAGAAAATGGGCGTGGTACTTTTCAGGTATTCGACTCTGCCATGCGAGAAACAACGTTAGAATTGGCCGAGCTAGAGGCCGATTTATATAAGGCAATGCAGCAGCATCAGTTCTTTATTGTATTTCAGCCCATTGTAGAACTCACAGATGGCAGCCTTACGGGGTTTGAAGTTTTATTGCGTTGGGAGCATCCCACGCGAGGCATGGTTCCACCGGACAAATTTATTCCCGTGGCTGAAGAGTCGGGGCTCATTTTGGAACTCGGCCTCTGGGTATTGGAGCAAGCCTGTCTTCAGTTAGAGCGATGGGGGAATATGAGCGCAGTGACACGTTTACCGAGTATTGCCGTTAACCTTTCTCCTCATCAACTAGGTCAACATGACCTTATTGAATCAATCGATGCCATTCTCGAAAAAACGGGTGTGCATAGCCATCATTTGAAGTTGGAGATTACCGAGACGGCGCTAATGGAAAATACGGATAGCGTTAACCAGATACTCGAGGCGCTGCGCGACAGAGATATTGAGCTAGCCATTGATGACTTTGGTACTGGCTATTCGTCGCTCAGTTATTTAGACCAGTTGCCGGTACAAGTACTTAAGATCGATCGAAAGTTTGTTGATGGGTTAGTGGATAATGAAGACGAAAGCGGCGGTGCGCAGGAAATTGTTCGTGCAACGATTTCGTTGGCCCATAACCTTAATATTCGAGTAGTCGCTGAAGGTATTGAAACGCAAGAACAGTGGGATATTTTGGCAAGCTATGCGTGTGATTTTGGTCAAGGGTATTTAATGGCGAGGCCACTGAATGCCGAAGACGCAACGGCGTTCTTATTGGCTGAACATATGTCCGAGAAAAAAGGCCTTGCGTAG
- the dinB gene encoding DNA polymerase IV, giving the protein MKKIIHIDADCFFAALEMRKNTRLKDIPIAVGGDPGRRGVIATCNYMARQFGVRSAMASAYAKRLCPSLEILKPDFDLYRQVSAQMREVFHRYSDVVEPLSLDEAYLDVSQSDHFGGSATLIAEDIRKSIAKELGITVSAGVAPVKFLAKIASDWRKPDGLFTVVPDSVETFVAQLPLSLLPGVGKVTAEKLARHGLHNCQDIIHSDPEFVLKRFGSFGVRLMELSKGVDNNVVHASNTRKSISIERTYPEDVSNVDELSTCLSDLISGLEERFSKLSTKHYVSKKFVKLKFDNFEQTTMETTISRHADLFSMPDFQRLMQSGWHRQKRGVRLMGVGFRLTPLQECAEQLVLPFISD; this is encoded by the coding sequence ATGAAAAAAATTATCCATATTGATGCAGATTGTTTTTTTGCCGCGTTAGAAATGCGTAAAAATACGCGCTTAAAGGATATTCCTATTGCGGTAGGCGGTGATCCAGGGCGTCGTGGCGTCATTGCGACCTGCAATTACATGGCTCGACAGTTTGGCGTTCGTTCCGCAATGGCCTCTGCTTACGCAAAACGATTATGCCCCTCCTTGGAAATACTGAAACCAGATTTTGATCTGTATCGACAAGTATCGGCCCAAATGCGAGAGGTTTTTCACCGTTATTCAGACGTCGTTGAGCCTCTTTCTTTAGACGAAGCGTATTTGGACGTATCGCAAAGCGATCATTTTGGTGGTAGTGCAACGCTCATCGCGGAAGATATACGAAAAAGTATTGCAAAAGAATTGGGTATTACGGTATCTGCAGGCGTTGCCCCCGTGAAGTTTTTGGCTAAAATTGCAAGTGATTGGCGAAAGCCGGATGGTCTATTTACGGTAGTACCGGATTCGGTCGAAACTTTTGTGGCGCAGTTACCGCTTTCGCTTTTGCCCGGAGTGGGGAAGGTTACAGCAGAGAAGCTCGCGCGGCATGGGCTGCATAATTGTCAGGATATTATCCATTCGGATCCAGAGTTCGTATTAAAACGCTTCGGGAGTTTCGGTGTTCGCTTAATGGAACTGAGTAAAGGTGTTGATAACAACGTCGTCCATGCGAGTAATACGCGTAAATCTATTAGTATTGAACGCACCTACCCCGAGGACGTGAGTAACGTTGACGAACTTTCAACATGTTTAAGCGACTTAATATCCGGTTTAGAAGAGCGATTTTCCAAGCTATCAACAAAACATTATGTGAGTAAAAAATTTGTAAAATTGAAGTTTGATAATTTTGAGCAAACGACAATGGAAACAACTATTTCTCGGCACGCAGATCTATTTTCAATGCCTGACTTTCAACGGTTGATGCAGTCCGGTTGGCACCGGCAAAAACGGGGTGTTAGGTTGATGGGAGTCGGTTTTCGTTTAACCCCCCTGCAAGAGTGCGCTGAACAGCTTGTGCTGCCCTTCATTTCGGACTAA